Proteins encoded in a region of the Haloarcula litorea genome:
- a CDS encoding fumarylacetoacetate hydrolase family protein, with product MKYLARTAEGRPLLGDDGGFVPLGAAEPDLGSVRDALPRAAAGTLADPADAPAPRVPAADLTLGPPLDRFGKLWGIGLNYAEHAGDLDEDRPDEPASFMKPSSVLTGPGGPIRLPPTDQSERVTAEAELAVVMGRECRNVDEAAVDDVVAGYLPVIDMTAEDVLQRNPRFLTRAKSYDTFLVVGPALAVPEDPLDLSSLRVATEVDGTVEAENEIRNMLFPPAEIVAFHSDVMTLRPGDLFSTGTPGAAPIEPGDDVRATVESIGSVSATVTR from the coding sequence ATGAAGTACCTCGCACGCACCGCCGAGGGCCGACCGCTGCTCGGCGACGACGGGGGGTTCGTCCCCCTCGGAGCGGCGGAGCCGGACCTCGGGAGCGTCCGCGACGCACTCCCGCGTGCGGCCGCGGGGACCCTGGCCGATCCCGCCGACGCGCCAGCGCCGCGAGTGCCGGCCGCCGACCTCACGCTCGGCCCGCCGCTCGACCGGTTCGGGAAGCTGTGGGGCATCGGGCTCAACTACGCCGAACACGCCGGCGACCTCGACGAGGACCGCCCCGACGAGCCGGCGAGCTTCATGAAGCCGTCGTCGGTGCTGACCGGTCCCGGCGGGCCGATCCGGCTCCCACCGACTGACCAGAGCGAGCGGGTCACCGCGGAGGCCGAGCTCGCGGTCGTGATGGGACGCGAGTGTCGCAACGTCGACGAGGCGGCCGTCGACGACGTCGTCGCCGGCTACCTCCCGGTCATCGATATGACCGCCGAGGACGTCCTCCAGCGGAACCCCCGGTTCCTGACCCGAGCCAAGAGCTACGACACGTTCCTCGTCGTCGGCCCCGCCTTAGCGGTGCCCGAGGACCCGCTCGACCTCTCCTCGCTGCGGGTCGCCACCGAGGTCGACGGGACCGTCGAGGCCGAGAACGAGATCCGGAATATGCTGTTCCCGCCCGCGGAGATCGTCGCCTTCCACTCCGACGTGATGACGCTCCGGCCGGGCGACCTGTTCAGCACGGGCACGCCCGGCGCGGCCCCGATCGAGCCGG
- a CDS encoding cupin domain-containing protein, which yields MRPVTFDEAETYEPDEGWRRVALAGSDQFSFEWFEKPPGHSSPMHDHENEQVCLCLEGELTVATEDDSVTLAPNDSVLLESNETHRVENTGDERAVGLDVFAPGRSFDFWTDREE from the coding sequence ATGAGACCGGTCACGTTCGACGAGGCCGAGACCTACGAGCCCGACGAGGGGTGGCGACGGGTCGCGCTGGCCGGCAGCGACCAGTTCTCCTTCGAGTGGTTCGAGAAGCCGCCGGGGCACAGCTCCCCGATGCACGACCACGAGAACGAGCAGGTGTGTCTCTGTCTGGAGGGCGAACTGACCGTCGCCACCGAGGACGACTCGGTGACGCTGGCACCGAACGACTCGGTGCTGCTGGAGTCCAACGAGACACACCGCGTCGAGAACACCGGTGACGAGCGGGCCGTCGGCCTGGACGTGTTCGCGCCGGGCCGCTCGTTCGACTTCTGGACGGACCGCGAGGAATGA